CAGCTTGCACATACGACAGCTCGGACGGCTGCCGAAAGCGGCGTCGGTCGTATCGTGTACCTCGGCGGCTTGCATCCGGATGGGGACCTCTCCCCGCACCTGCGCTCACGCGTCGAGGTCGGTCATATCCTTCTGGGAAGCGGCGTCCCCACGCTGGCCCTTCAAGCAGGTGTGGTGATCGGATCCGGCTCCGCCTCGTTCGAGATGGTCAGACACCTCACGGAGGTGCTGCCGTATATGCCCGCGCCACGTTGGGTGCGAAATCACATCCAGCCGATCGCGGTCCGCGACGTGCTGCACTATCTGCTCGGCGCCGCCCTCGTGCCGCCCGAGGTCAACGCGGCTATTGACATCGGCGGGCCGGACGTTCTGCGGTACGGCCAGATGATGAACGCGTATGCCGTTGAGGCAGGTCTGCACCAGCGACACATCGCCGCGCTGCCGGTGCTGACACCGTGGCTAGCCTCGCACTGGGTGAACCTGGTCACCCCGATCCCGCGCTCCATCGCACGGCCCCTCGTCGAATCTCTTCAACATGACTGCGTGGTCCGCGACCGCAGCGTGGATGCGATCATCCCCCCGCCTGCGGGAGGACTCACTCCCTACCGGCGCGCCGTGCAGCTCGCGCTCGGCCGCATCGATGCCGACTCGATCGAGACGAGTTGGCAGGACCAGGCCGTACTCGGCGCACCCAGCGACCCGCTGCCGAGCGACCCAGACTGGGCGGGGCGTACCGTTTACACCGACGTGCGGACGGCGCGCACCCGAGCGCCAGCCGAGCAGTTGTGGGCCGTGATCGCTGGGATCGGCGGCAGCAACGGCTGGTACTCCACGCCGCTACTGTGGTCGCTGCGCGGGTGGGCCGATAAGCTGGCCGGTGGCGTGGGACTGTCGCGGGGACGACGCAGCCGTTCTGAGGTGGCAGTCGGCGACGTCATCGACTTCTGGCGTGTCGAGGCACTGGAACAGGGAAGAATGCTACGTTTGCGCGCCGAAATGCGGGTTCCGGGGCTCGCCTGGCTCGAACTGAGGGCAAGTCCCGAAAGCACCGGGTCGCGCTTCGACCAGCGTGCGGTGTTCTTTCCGCGCGGACTCGCCGGGCGTCTGTACTGGCTCGCCGTCCTGCCCTTTCACGGGCTCATCTTCCGTGGAATGGCTCATCGCTTCACCGCAGCAGCGGAGGCCGCAGAATGAAATAGAGCACATCACCGCAAGCGCTGAGATCGAATCCGCAGGCACCGTCGCCGACCGTGCGCGGCAGGTCTCCGTCGTCGGCGGGTGCAGGATGCCGCGGACGGGGCGCTGTCCGCGACCGCCACGGTCATCGTCCCCGCCGTTCCCACCTTCTCGATCTGGTGCGTAATCTATCTCGGACTGCTCGGCTACGCTGGCTGGCAGGAGCTCCCCGCCAAGCCGCACGGGAGAGGCATTGCGGCACGGGATGGTGGATCCTTGCGTCACAACTGCTCAACGCCTCGTGGATTCTCAGCGTCCAGGCCGGCCTGCCCGGGGCTTCGGATGGCCTGCCGATACCTTGGGCGTCTTCACGCCCCTGGTCGGGGTCCGTGTTCCAGCAGAGGGTGTGGCCGGCCTCAAAGGTCTCCAGCTCGATGAGGTCCGGGCGGACGTCGCGGAGTGCTTGCGAGATTCGGACGGGAACGGAGTCGTCTCGGGCGCCGTGGAGGATCAGGGTCGGCGTGGCGAGGTATACGGCTCATGCGGTCCAGTCGAGGGTGAGCCACGGGATTGCGAGCTTCCCTGCTGCGGCGGGTAGTCCACTGCAAGCGCAGTTGGTCGTGATGACTTCCGCCCAGTTGAGGACCGGTGAAGCGAGGATGAGCGCAGCGATCAGCTCTTCGTGTCGGGGTGGTCGGCGAGTTGGAGGGCAATGGCGGCACCCATTGACCGGCCGAAAAGCGCGACGCGTTGCGCTCGACGTCGAACGGCGAACCCGATGGCCTCGTCTACACCGTTCGTCTCTGTGCGGCCGAGGGTTGTTCGGCCGGGTCCGACTCGTGGCCATTCTGCGGTGTTGCGGTAACTGACGACGAGGGAGGTGTACCCGAGTTCAGTTGAGGCGCGGACGCCGCGGAGGGTGCCGACGCGGGGGAGTCCATACGTAAGGCTGACCGGACCGAACTCATGCGGATCATCGAGTACGTCGCCAAGCACTCGACGAACTACTGCATCGTCCACAGGGTCGACCGGCTCGCCCGCAACCGTGCCGACGATGTGACGATCCACCTTGCACTCAAGGACGCGGGTGGCGCGCGGGCTGACGACAGCTGCGACGCCGCGGCGACCTTCTCGGCCCATCGCCAAGCCATCGGTGCACCGGATGTTGACGAACCCGTACTACAAGGGCAGCGTGCGGTACCAAGGTGTCACCTATGCCGGAGCGCACGAGGCGATCGTCCCGAACAAGGTGTGGGATTACGTGCAGACCGTGCTCGGTAGGCACCGCTCGCCGCGGACGCAACGCGGGTGCACGAGCACTACTTGAAGGGCAGGATGTTCTGCGGGCAGTGCGGCTCGCGCCTGATCGTGTGCAACGCCAAGGGCAACTAGGGCACGATCTACCCCTACTTCGTGTGCGCGAGCCGGCATGGCTGAAGGCGCCGCCGAACTCGCCGACCTCGCGTCCCGGAGGACCCATC
The Gulosibacter sediminis genome window above contains:
- a CDS encoding recombinase family protein, encoding MARGLTTAATPRRPSRPIAKPSVHRMLTNPYYKGSVRYQGVTYAGAHEAIVPNKVWDYVQTVLGRHRSPRTQRGCTSTT
- a CDS encoding SDR family oxidoreductase — its product is MRERTAVPIIGGRRVEQNSDRTSAPTGAEPELRARIPADGQPPLALVLGATGYLGGRLVARLLNGGYRVRVLVRRPERLDAFSWAGRVDVIVGDAADESVMRAATEGVQVLYYLIHSMTSGSRFEQTDRQLAHTTARTAAESGVGRIVYLGGLHPDGDLSPHLRSRVEVGHILLGSGVPTLALQAGVVIGSGSASFEMVRHLTEVLPYMPAPRWVRNHIQPIAVRDVLHYLLGAALVPPEVNAAIDIGGPDVLRYGQMMNAYAVEAGLHQRHIAALPVLTPWLASHWVNLVTPIPRSIARPLVESLQHDCVVRDRSVDAIIPPPAGGLTPYRRAVQLALGRIDADSIETSWQDQAVLGAPSDPLPSDPDWAGRTVYTDVRTARTRAPAEQLWAVIAGIGGSNGWYSTPLLWSLRGWADKLAGGVGLSRGRRSRSEVAVGDVIDFWRVEALEQGRMLRLRAEMRVPGLAWLELRASPESTGSRFDQRAVFFPRGLAGRLYWLAVLPFHGLIFRGMAHRFTAAAEAAE